A section of the Saccopteryx leptura isolate mSacLep1 chromosome 4, mSacLep1_pri_phased_curated, whole genome shotgun sequence genome encodes:
- the PPL gene encoding periplakin isoform X1 — MNSLFKKRNKGKYSPKVQTRSISNKELSELIDQLQKNADQVEKNIVDTEAKMQSDLARLQEGRQPEHRDLTLQKVSDSEKLLYVLEADTAIAKHMKHPQGDMIAEDIRQLKERVAHLRGKHKQIYNLAVKGVDPPVNWEALVEEKLDKLSSQGFGTDLPLVDHQVEQHNIFHNEVKAIGPHLAKEQNSELQAKYQKLLAASQARQQHLSSLQDYMQRCTNELYWLDQQAKGRMQYDWSDRNLDYPSRRRQYENFINRNLEVKEERINKLHSEGDKLLATEHPGRNSIEAHMEAVHADWKEYLNLLICEESHLKYMEDYHQFHKDLKDAQDLLRKVDSDLNQKYNPDFKDRYQIELLLRELDDQEKALDKYEHVVQGLQKRGQQVVPLKYRRETPLKPIPVEALCDFDGDQGLISRGYSYTLQKNNGESWDLTDSAGNKLTAPAVCFMIPPTDPEALALVDSLGSQYRSVRQKAAGSRSALQQRHEMLQAENPGDASDLQGRQLLAGLDKVASDLDRQEKAITGILRPPLEQGRAVQDSAERAKDLKNITNELLRIEPEKARSTAECEAFVQALPGSGSVPLLKNRVEDTNRRYDRLVQLLDLAQEKVDIANRLEKSLQQGWEVLATYENQLTHEDTVPENSRALDSKRQELAAVASKLQAQKSLLSEVEQNLQAAKQCSSALASRFQEHCPDLERQEAEVHKLGQRFDNLRQQAELRAQSLQRARAAYDDYRSGYDHVLRFLSNIPSYEPQETDSLSQMETKLKNQKNLLDEIARREQEVQKVCAHSQQYQQAVKDYELEAEKLRSLLDLENGRSSHVSKRARLQSPAAKVREEEAALASKFTEVNAINRQRLQNLEFALNLLRQPEVGGSHEGQQGRKPGSRPEETWKIQKELDEETQRRQQLENEVKSTQEEIQMLQNQNPQETVVRKEVLKKVPDPALEESFQQMQRTLREEQHKNQLLQEELDALQLRLRALEQETRDGGQEYVVKEVLRIEPDRSQADEVLRLREELEELRRQKGTREAEVALLQQRITALAEEKNQAREKVTEKEVVKLQNDPQLEAEYRQLQEERQREGKRRETQEEELSFLQDKLRRLEKERAMAEGKVTVKEVLKVEKDTAAEREAGDLKRQYEDEAARARAHQREKSELLRKIWALEEENAKVVVQEKVREIVRPDPQAESEVANLRLELVEQERKYRGAEEQLQSYQGELEALRRRGPQVEVREVTKEVIKYKTDPEMEQELQRLREEIVDKTRLIERCDLEIYQLKQEIQSLKDTKPQVQTKEVVQEILQFQEDPQTKEEVESLRARLSEEHKKLVDLERERASQEEKIKEKEEELSQVKEKVVQQEVVRYEEEPGLRAEVDAFTESIDVELRQIDHLRGELRRLQRRRAELERQLEELERERQARREAELEVQRLKQRLADLEKEEGEAREKVTLKQKVVLQQDPQQAREHSLLKLQLEEERHRRQVLESELETLKKKLANLEKMEVKEKVVFSESVQVEKGDTEQEIQKLKGSLEEESRSKRELDVEVGRLEAKLSELEFHNSKSSKELDFLREENHRLQLERQNLELETRRLQSEIEMAATETRDLRNITTVDSGTNLDSRLWSLERELDDLKRLSKDKDLEIDELQKRLGSVAVKREQRENHLRRSIVVIDPDTGRELSPEEAHRAGLIDWNMFVKLRSQECDWEEISVKGPNGESSVIHDRKSGKKFSIEEALQNGRLTPAQYDRYVNKDMSIQELAILVSGQK, encoded by the exons GACCTGgcccggctgcaggagggccGGCAGCCTGAGCACCGGGACCTGACCCTGCAGAAGGTATCGGACTCGGAGAAGCTGCTGTACGTGCTGGAGGCGGACACGGCCATCGCCAAGCACATGAAGCATCCCCAGGGGGACATGATCGCCGAGGA CATCCGCCAGCTGAAGGAGCGCGTGGCTCACCTCCGTGGGAAGCACAAGCAGATCTACAACCTGGCGGTGAAGGGGGTGGACCCGCCGGTCAACTGGGAGGCGCTGGTGGAAGAGAAGCTG GACAAGCTGAGCAGCCAGGGCTTCGGGACAGACCTGCCGCTGGTGGACCACCAGGTGGAGCAGCACAACATCTTCCACAACGAGGTCAAGGCCATCGGGCCCCACCTGGCCAAG GAGCAGAACAGTGAACTCCAGGCCAAGTACCAGAAGCTGCTG gcggCGTCGCAGGCACGGCAGCAGCACCTGAGCTCGCTGCAGGACTACATGCAGCGCTGCACCAACGAGCTGTACTGGCTGGACCAGCAGGCCAAGGGCCGCATGCAGTACGACTGGAGTGACCGCAACCTTGACTACCCCAGCCGCCGGCGCCAGTACGAG AACTTCATCAACCGGAACCTGGAGGTCAAAGAGGAGAGAATCAATAAACTGCACAGCGAGGGAGACAAGCTGCTAGCCACTGAGCACCCTGGGAGGAACTCCATTGAG GCTCACATGGAGGCTGTGCATGCAGATTGGAAGGAGTATCTGAACCTGCTCATCTGCGAGGAGAGCCACTTGAAGTACATGGAAGACTACCACCAG TTCCACAAAGACTTGAAGGATGCCCAGGACCTGCTGCGCAAGGTGGATTCTGACCTGAACCAGAAATACAACCCTGACTTCAAGGACCGATACCAGATTGAGTTGCTGCTGCGGGAGCTGGAT GACCAGGAAAAGGCTCTGGACAAGTATGAGCACGTGGTGCAGGGGCTGCAGAAGCGAGGGCAGCAGGTGGTGCCCCTCAAGTACCGCCGGGAGACGCCACTCAAGCCCATCCCGGTCGAGGCACTCTGTGACTTTGACGGTGACCAG GGCCTGATCTCCAGGGGCTACAGCTACACCCTACAGAAGAACAACGGGGAGAGCTGGGACCTCACTGACAGCGCGGGAAACAAGCTGACCGCCCCAGCCGTCTGCTTCATGATTCCCCCCACTGACCCCGAGGCCCTGGCTCTGGTCGACAG CCTGGGCAGCCAGTACCGGAGCGTGCGGCAGAAGGCAGCCGGGAGCAGGAGTGCACTCCAGCAGCGGCACGAGATGCTTCAGGCAGAGAACCCTGGAG ATGCCTCTGACCTGCAGGGGCGGCAGCTGCTGGCAGGCTTGGACAAGGTGGCCAGCGACTTAGACCGGCAGGAGAAGGCCATTACGGGCATCCTGAGGCCACCGTTGGAACAAGGGCGGGCTGTACAGGACAGTGCCGAGCGGGCTAAAGACCTCAAG AACATCACCAACGAGCTGCTGCGGATTGAGCCTGAGAAGGCACGCAGCACAGCCGAGTGCGAGGCCTTCGTGCAGGCCCTTCCGGGCAGTGGCAGCGTGCCCTTGCTAAAGAACCGGGTGGAGGACACCAACCGCAGATACGACCGCCTGGTGCAGCTGCTGGACTTGGCCCAGGAGAA GGTCGACATTGCCAACCGCCTGGAGAAGAGCCTGCAGCAGGGCTGGGAGGTGCTAGCCACATATGAGAACCAGCTGACCCACGAAGACACGGTGCCCGAGAACAGCCGTGCCCTGGACAGCAAGAGGCAGGAGCTGGCG GCCGTGGCCTCCAAGCTGCAGGCCCAGAAGTCCCTCCTCAGTGAGGTGGAGCAGAACCTGCAGGCCGCCAAGCAGTGCTCCAGCGCCCTGGCCAGCCGCTTCCAGGAGCACTGCCCCGACCTGGAGCGCCAGGAGGCAGAGGTGCACAAGCTGGGCCAGCGCTTCGACAACCTCCGCCAGCAGGCTGAGCTCAG GGCCCAGAGTCTGCAGCGTGCCAGGGCTGCTTACGATGACTACCGCAGCGGCTATGACCACGTGCTCCGGTTCTTGTCCAACATCCCCAGCTATGAGCCCCAGGAGACAGACAGCCTCAGCCAGATGGAGACTAAGCTGAAGAATCAGAAA AACCTGCTAGATGAAATAGCAAGAAGAGAACAGGAAGTACAGAAGGTCTGCGCTCATTCCCAGCAGTACCAGCAAGCTGTCAAG GACTACGAGTTAGAAGCAGAGAAACTAAGGTCCCTTCTTGACTTGGAGAATGGAAGGAGCAGCCACGTGAGCAAGAGGGCCAGGCTCCAGTCCCCTGCTGCCAAAGTGAGGGAAGAG GAAGCGGCTCTTGCTTCCAAGTTCACCGAAGTTAACGCCATCaatagacagaggctgcagaaccTGGAGTTTGCTCTGAATCTGCTGAGACAG CCAGAGGTAGGAGGGAGCCATGAGGGCCAGCAAGGCCGCAAGCCAGGCTCCAGACCAGAGGAGACGTGGAAGATTCAGAAGGAGCTGGATGAGGAGACCCAGCGGAGGCAGCAGTTAGAGAACGAGGTCAAGAGTACTCAGGAGGAAATCCAGATGCTGCAGAATCAGAACCCCCAGGAAACAGTGGTGAGGAAGGAGGTGCTGAAGAAAGTCCCGGACCCTGCGCTGGAAGAGAGCTTCCAGCAGATGCAGCGGACCCTGAGGGAGGAGCAGCACAAGAACCAGctgctgcaggaggagctggACGCGCTGCAGCTGCGCCTGCGCGCCCTGGAGCAGGAGACCAGGGATGGGGGACAGGAGTACGTGGTCAAGGAGGTCCTGCGCATTGAGCCCGATAGGTCGCAGGCGGACGAGGTCCTGAGGctgagggaggagctggaggagctGAGGCGGCAGAAGGGAACCCGGGAAGCGGAAGTGGCCCTCCTGCAGCAGCGCATCACCGCCCTGGCAGAGGAGAAGAACCAGGCACGGGAGAAGGTCACGGAGAAGGAGGTGGTGAAGCTGCAGAACGACCCGCAGCTGGAGGCCGAGTACCGGCAGCTGCAGGAGGAGCGGCAGCGGGAGGGCAAGCGCAGGGAGACGCAGGAGGAGGAGCTGAGCTTCCTGCAAGACAAGCTAAGGAGACTGGAGAAGGAGAGGGCCATGGCCGAGGGCAAGGTCACCGTCAAGGAGGTGCTCAAGGTGGAGAAGGACACGGCAGCCGAGAGGGAGGCCGGCGACCTGAAACGCCAGTACGAGGACGAGGCTGCCAGGGCTCGCGCCCACCAGCGGGAGAAGAGCGAGCTGCTCCGGAAGATCTGGGCCCTGGAGGAGGAAAACGCcaaggtggtggtgcaggagAAGGTGCGGGAGATTGTCCGACCAGACCCCCAGGCCGAGAGCGAGGTGGCCAACCTCCGCCTGGAGCTCGTGGAGCAGGAGCGCAAGTACCGGGGCGCCGAGGAGCAGCTGCAGAGCTACCAGGGCGAGCTGGAGGCCCTGCGGCGCCGGGGCCCCCAGGTGGAGGTCAGAGAGGTGACCAAGGAAGTCATCAAGTACAAGACCGACCCCGAGATGGAGCAGGAGCTGCAGAGGCTCCGGGAGGAGATCGTGGACAAGACCAGACTCATCGAGCGGTGCGACTTAGAAATCTACCAGCTGAAGCAAGAGATTCAGTCCCTGAAGGACACCAAACCCCAGGTACAGACCAAGGAGGTGGTCCAGGAGATCCTCCAGTTCCAGGAAGACCCCCAAACCAAAGAGGAAGTGGAGTCTCTAAGGGCCCGGCTGTCGGAGGAGCATAAAAAGCTGGTGGAcctggagagggagagggcttcccaggaggagaaaatcaaagagaaggaggaggagctctcCCAGGTGAAGGAGAAGGTGGTCCAGCAGGAGGTGGTCAGGTACGAGGAGGAGCCAGGCTTGCGCGCGGAGGTGGACGCCTTCACCGAGAGCATTGACGTGGAGCTCCGGCAAATCGACCACCTCCGCGGGGAGCTGCGGCGGCTGCAGCGCAGGCGGGCCGAGctggagaggcagctggaggagcTGGAGCGGGAGCGGCAGGCGCGCCGGGAGGCCGAGCTGGAGGTGCAGCGCCTCAAGCAACGGCTGGCCGacctggagaaggaggagggagaggcccgCGAGAAGGTGACCCTGAAGCAGAAAGTGGTGCTGCAGCAGGACCCCCAGCAGGCCCGGGAGCACTCCCTGCTCAAACTGCAGCTGGAGGAAGAAAGGCACCGGCGGCAGGTCCTGGAGAGCGAGCTCGAGACCCTGAAGAAGAAGCTCGCCAACCTGGAGAAGATGGAGGTCAAGGAGAAGGTGGTCTTCTCCGAAAGCGTCCAGGTGGAGAAAGGTGACACGGAACAGGAAATTCAGAAGCTCAAGGGCAGCCTGGAGGAGGAAAGCCGGAGCAAGAGGGAGCTGGATGTGGAGGTGGGCCGGCTGGAAGCCAAGCTGTCCGAGCTGGAGTTCCACAACTCCAAGTCCTCCAAGGAGCTGGACTTCCTCCGGGAAGAGAACCACAGGCTGCAGTTAGAGCGGCAAAACCTGGAGCTGGAGACCCGGAGGCTCCAGTCAGAAATTGAAATGGCGGCAACGGAAACACGTGACCTGAGAAACATAACCACGGTGGATTCGGGGACAAACCTCGACTCCAGACTGTGGTCCCTGGAGAGAGAACTGGACGACCTCAAGAGGCTCTCCAAAGACAAAGATCTTGAGATCGACGAGCTGCAGAAGCGCCTGGGCTCTGTGGCCGTcaagagggagcagagagagaaccATCTGCGGCGTTCCATCGTGGTCATTGACCCTGACACAGGCCGGGAGCTGTCCCCAGAGGAAGCCCATCGGGCTGGCCTCATCGACTGGAACATGTTTGTGAAACTCAGAAGTCAGGAGTGCGACTGGGAGGAAATATCAGTCAAGGGGCCCAATGGGGAGTCCTCTGTGATCCACGACAGGAAGTCTGGCAAGAAGTTCTCCATTGAAGAGGCCCTACAGAATGGAAGGCTGACCCCTGCTCAGTATGACCGCTATGTCAACAAGGATATGTCCATCCAGGAGCTGGCCATCCTGGTGTCTGGGCAGAAGTag
- the PPL gene encoding periplakin isoform X2 produces MNSLFKKRNKGKYSPKVQTRSISNKELSELIDQLQKNADQVEKNIVDTEAKMQSDLARLQEGRQPEHRDLTLQKVSDSEKLLYVLEADTAIAKHMKHPQGDMIAEDIRQLKERVAHLRGKHKQIYNLAVKGVDPPVNWEALVEEKLDKLSSQGFGTDLPLVDHQVEQHNIFHNEVKAIGPHLAKEQNSELQAKYQKLLAASQARQQHLSSLQDYMQRCTNELYWLDQQAKGRMQYDWSDRNLDYPSRRRQYENFINRNLEVKEERINKLHSEGDKLLATEHPGRNSIEAHMEAVHADWKEYLNLLICEESHLKYMEDYHQFHKDLKDAQDLLRKVDSDLNQKYNPDFKDRYQIELLLRELDDQEKALDKYEHVVQGLQKRGQQVVPLKYRRETPLKPIPVEALCDFDGDQGLISRGYSYTLQKNNGESWDLTDSAGNKLTAPAVCFMIPPTDPEALALVDSLGSQYRSVRQKAAGSRSALQQRHEMLQAENPGDASDLQGRQLLAGLDKVASDLDRQEKAITGILRPPLEQGRAVQDSAERAKDLKNITNELLRIEPEKARSTAECEAFVQALPGSGSVPLLKNRVEDTNRRYDRLVQLLDLAQEKVDIANRLEKSLQQGWEVLATYENQLTHEDTVPENSRALDSKRQELAAVASKLQAQKSLLSEVEQNLQAAKQCSSALASRFQEHCPDLERQEAEVHKLGQRFDNLRQQAELRAQSLQRARAAYDDYRSGYDHVLRFLSNIPSYEPQETDSLSQMETKLKNQKNLLDEIARREQEVQKVCAHSQQYQQAVKDYELEAEKLRSLLDLENGRSSHVSKRARLQSPAAKVREEEAALASKFTEVNAINRQRLQNLEFALNLLRQQPEVGGSHEGQQGRKPGSRPEETWKIQKELDEETQRRQQLENEVKSTQEEIQMLQNQNPQETVVRKEVLKKVPDPALEESFQQMQRTLREEQHKNQLLQEELDALQLRLRALEQETRDGGQEYVVKEVLRIEPDRSQADEVLRLREELEELRRQKGTREAEVALLQQRITALAEEKNQAREKVTEKEVVKLQNDPQLEAEYRQLQEERQREGKRRETQEEELSFLQDKLRRLEKERAMAEGKVTVKEVLKVEKDTAAEREAGDLKRQYEDEAARARAHQREKSELLRKIWALEEENAKVVVQEKVREIVRPDPQAESEVANLRLELVEQERKYRGAEEQLQSYQGELEALRRRGPQVEVREVTKEVIKYKTDPEMEQELQRLREEIVDKTRLIERCDLEIYQLKQEIQSLKDTKPQVQTKEVVQEILQFQEDPQTKEEVESLRARLSEEHKKLVDLERERASQEEKIKEKEEELSQVKEKVVQQEVVRYEEEPGLRAEVDAFTESIDVELRQIDHLRGELRRLQRRRAELERQLEELERERQARREAELEVQRLKQRLADLEKEEGEAREKVTLKQKVVLQQDPQQAREHSLLKLQLEEERHRRQVLESELETLKKKLANLEKMEVKEKVVFSESVQVEKGDTEQEIQKLKGSLEEESRSKRELDVEVGRLEAKLSELEFHNSKSSKELDFLREENHRLQLERQNLELETRRLQSEIEMAATETRDLRNITTVDSGTNLDSRLWSLERELDDLKRLSKDKDLEIDELQKRLGSVAVKREQRENHLRRSIVVIDPDTGRELSPEEAHRAGLIDWNMFVKLRSQECDWEEISVKGPNGESSVIHDRKSGKKFSIEEALQNGRLTPAQYDRYVNKDMSIQELAILVSGQK; encoded by the exons GACCTGgcccggctgcaggagggccGGCAGCCTGAGCACCGGGACCTGACCCTGCAGAAGGTATCGGACTCGGAGAAGCTGCTGTACGTGCTGGAGGCGGACACGGCCATCGCCAAGCACATGAAGCATCCCCAGGGGGACATGATCGCCGAGGA CATCCGCCAGCTGAAGGAGCGCGTGGCTCACCTCCGTGGGAAGCACAAGCAGATCTACAACCTGGCGGTGAAGGGGGTGGACCCGCCGGTCAACTGGGAGGCGCTGGTGGAAGAGAAGCTG GACAAGCTGAGCAGCCAGGGCTTCGGGACAGACCTGCCGCTGGTGGACCACCAGGTGGAGCAGCACAACATCTTCCACAACGAGGTCAAGGCCATCGGGCCCCACCTGGCCAAG GAGCAGAACAGTGAACTCCAGGCCAAGTACCAGAAGCTGCTG gcggCGTCGCAGGCACGGCAGCAGCACCTGAGCTCGCTGCAGGACTACATGCAGCGCTGCACCAACGAGCTGTACTGGCTGGACCAGCAGGCCAAGGGCCGCATGCAGTACGACTGGAGTGACCGCAACCTTGACTACCCCAGCCGCCGGCGCCAGTACGAG AACTTCATCAACCGGAACCTGGAGGTCAAAGAGGAGAGAATCAATAAACTGCACAGCGAGGGAGACAAGCTGCTAGCCACTGAGCACCCTGGGAGGAACTCCATTGAG GCTCACATGGAGGCTGTGCATGCAGATTGGAAGGAGTATCTGAACCTGCTCATCTGCGAGGAGAGCCACTTGAAGTACATGGAAGACTACCACCAG TTCCACAAAGACTTGAAGGATGCCCAGGACCTGCTGCGCAAGGTGGATTCTGACCTGAACCAGAAATACAACCCTGACTTCAAGGACCGATACCAGATTGAGTTGCTGCTGCGGGAGCTGGAT GACCAGGAAAAGGCTCTGGACAAGTATGAGCACGTGGTGCAGGGGCTGCAGAAGCGAGGGCAGCAGGTGGTGCCCCTCAAGTACCGCCGGGAGACGCCACTCAAGCCCATCCCGGTCGAGGCACTCTGTGACTTTGACGGTGACCAG GGCCTGATCTCCAGGGGCTACAGCTACACCCTACAGAAGAACAACGGGGAGAGCTGGGACCTCACTGACAGCGCGGGAAACAAGCTGACCGCCCCAGCCGTCTGCTTCATGATTCCCCCCACTGACCCCGAGGCCCTGGCTCTGGTCGACAG CCTGGGCAGCCAGTACCGGAGCGTGCGGCAGAAGGCAGCCGGGAGCAGGAGTGCACTCCAGCAGCGGCACGAGATGCTTCAGGCAGAGAACCCTGGAG ATGCCTCTGACCTGCAGGGGCGGCAGCTGCTGGCAGGCTTGGACAAGGTGGCCAGCGACTTAGACCGGCAGGAGAAGGCCATTACGGGCATCCTGAGGCCACCGTTGGAACAAGGGCGGGCTGTACAGGACAGTGCCGAGCGGGCTAAAGACCTCAAG AACATCACCAACGAGCTGCTGCGGATTGAGCCTGAGAAGGCACGCAGCACAGCCGAGTGCGAGGCCTTCGTGCAGGCCCTTCCGGGCAGTGGCAGCGTGCCCTTGCTAAAGAACCGGGTGGAGGACACCAACCGCAGATACGACCGCCTGGTGCAGCTGCTGGACTTGGCCCAGGAGAA GGTCGACATTGCCAACCGCCTGGAGAAGAGCCTGCAGCAGGGCTGGGAGGTGCTAGCCACATATGAGAACCAGCTGACCCACGAAGACACGGTGCCCGAGAACAGCCGTGCCCTGGACAGCAAGAGGCAGGAGCTGGCG GCCGTGGCCTCCAAGCTGCAGGCCCAGAAGTCCCTCCTCAGTGAGGTGGAGCAGAACCTGCAGGCCGCCAAGCAGTGCTCCAGCGCCCTGGCCAGCCGCTTCCAGGAGCACTGCCCCGACCTGGAGCGCCAGGAGGCAGAGGTGCACAAGCTGGGCCAGCGCTTCGACAACCTCCGCCAGCAGGCTGAGCTCAG GGCCCAGAGTCTGCAGCGTGCCAGGGCTGCTTACGATGACTACCGCAGCGGCTATGACCACGTGCTCCGGTTCTTGTCCAACATCCCCAGCTATGAGCCCCAGGAGACAGACAGCCTCAGCCAGATGGAGACTAAGCTGAAGAATCAGAAA AACCTGCTAGATGAAATAGCAAGAAGAGAACAGGAAGTACAGAAGGTCTGCGCTCATTCCCAGCAGTACCAGCAAGCTGTCAAG GACTACGAGTTAGAAGCAGAGAAACTAAGGTCCCTTCTTGACTTGGAGAATGGAAGGAGCAGCCACGTGAGCAAGAGGGCCAGGCTCCAGTCCCCTGCTGCCAAAGTGAGGGAAGAG GAAGCGGCTCTTGCTTCCAAGTTCACCGAAGTTAACGCCATCaatagacagaggctgcagaaccTGGAGTTTGCTCTGAATCTGCTGAGACAG CAGCCAGAGGTAGGAGGGAGCCATGAGGGCCAGCAAGGCCGCAAGCCAGGCTCCAGACCAGAGGAGACGTGGAAGATTCAGAAGGAGCTGGATGAGGAGACCCAGCGGAGGCAGCAGTTAGAGAACGAGGTCAAGAGTACTCAGGAGGAAATCCAGATGCTGCAGAATCAGAACCCCCAGGAAACAGTGGTGAGGAAGGAGGTGCTGAAGAAAGTCCCGGACCCTGCGCTGGAAGAGAGCTTCCAGCAGATGCAGCGGACCCTGAGGGAGGAGCAGCACAAGAACCAGctgctgcaggaggagctggACGCGCTGCAGCTGCGCCTGCGCGCCCTGGAGCAGGAGACCAGGGATGGGGGACAGGAGTACGTGGTCAAGGAGGTCCTGCGCATTGAGCCCGATAGGTCGCAGGCGGACGAGGTCCTGAGGctgagggaggagctggaggagctGAGGCGGCAGAAGGGAACCCGGGAAGCGGAAGTGGCCCTCCTGCAGCAGCGCATCACCGCCCTGGCAGAGGAGAAGAACCAGGCACGGGAGAAGGTCACGGAGAAGGAGGTGGTGAAGCTGCAGAACGACCCGCAGCTGGAGGCCGAGTACCGGCAGCTGCAGGAGGAGCGGCAGCGGGAGGGCAAGCGCAGGGAGACGCAGGAGGAGGAGCTGAGCTTCCTGCAAGACAAGCTAAGGAGACTGGAGAAGGAGAGGGCCATGGCCGAGGGCAAGGTCACCGTCAAGGAGGTGCTCAAGGTGGAGAAGGACACGGCAGCCGAGAGGGAGGCCGGCGACCTGAAACGCCAGTACGAGGACGAGGCTGCCAGGGCTCGCGCCCACCAGCGGGAGAAGAGCGAGCTGCTCCGGAAGATCTGGGCCCTGGAGGAGGAAAACGCcaaggtggtggtgcaggagAAGGTGCGGGAGATTGTCCGACCAGACCCCCAGGCCGAGAGCGAGGTGGCCAACCTCCGCCTGGAGCTCGTGGAGCAGGAGCGCAAGTACCGGGGCGCCGAGGAGCAGCTGCAGAGCTACCAGGGCGAGCTGGAGGCCCTGCGGCGCCGGGGCCCCCAGGTGGAGGTCAGAGAGGTGACCAAGGAAGTCATCAAGTACAAGACCGACCCCGAGATGGAGCAGGAGCTGCAGAGGCTCCGGGAGGAGATCGTGGACAAGACCAGACTCATCGAGCGGTGCGACTTAGAAATCTACCAGCTGAAGCAAGAGATTCAGTCCCTGAAGGACACCAAACCCCAGGTACAGACCAAGGAGGTGGTCCAGGAGATCCTCCAGTTCCAGGAAGACCCCCAAACCAAAGAGGAAGTGGAGTCTCTAAGGGCCCGGCTGTCGGAGGAGCATAAAAAGCTGGTGGAcctggagagggagagggcttcccaggaggagaaaatcaaagagaaggaggaggagctctcCCAGGTGAAGGAGAAGGTGGTCCAGCAGGAGGTGGTCAGGTACGAGGAGGAGCCAGGCTTGCGCGCGGAGGTGGACGCCTTCACCGAGAGCATTGACGTGGAGCTCCGGCAAATCGACCACCTCCGCGGGGAGCTGCGGCGGCTGCAGCGCAGGCGGGCCGAGctggagaggcagctggaggagcTGGAGCGGGAGCGGCAGGCGCGCCGGGAGGCCGAGCTGGAGGTGCAGCGCCTCAAGCAACGGCTGGCCGacctggagaaggaggagggagaggcccgCGAGAAGGTGACCCTGAAGCAGAAAGTGGTGCTGCAGCAGGACCCCCAGCAGGCCCGGGAGCACTCCCTGCTCAAACTGCAGCTGGAGGAAGAAAGGCACCGGCGGCAGGTCCTGGAGAGCGAGCTCGAGACCCTGAAGAAGAAGCTCGCCAACCTGGAGAAGATGGAGGTCAAGGAGAAGGTGGTCTTCTCCGAAAGCGTCCAGGTGGAGAAAGGTGACACGGAACAGGAAATTCAGAAGCTCAAGGGCAGCCTGGAGGAGGAAAGCCGGAGCAAGAGGGAGCTGGATGTGGAGGTGGGCCGGCTGGAAGCCAAGCTGTCCGAGCTGGAGTTCCACAACTCCAAGTCCTCCAAGGAGCTGGACTTCCTCCGGGAAGAGAACCACAGGCTGCAGTTAGAGCGGCAAAACCTGGAGCTGGAGACCCGGAGGCTCCAGTCAGAAATTGAAATGGCGGCAACGGAAACACGTGACCTGAGAAACATAACCACGGTGGATTCGGGGACAAACCTCGACTCCAGACTGTGGTCCCTGGAGAGAGAACTGGACGACCTCAAGAGGCTCTCCAAAGACAAAGATCTTGAGATCGACGAGCTGCAGAAGCGCCTGGGCTCTGTGGCCGTcaagagggagcagagagagaaccATCTGCGGCGTTCCATCGTGGTCATTGACCCTGACACAGGCCGGGAGCTGTCCCCAGAGGAAGCCCATCGGGCTGGCCTCATCGACTGGAACATGTTTGTGAAACTCAGAAGTCAGGAGTGCGACTGGGAGGAAATATCAGTCAAGGGGCCCAATGGGGAGTCCTCTGTGATCCACGACAGGAAGTCTGGCAAGAAGTTCTCCATTGAAGAGGCCCTACAGAATGGAAGGCTGACCCCTGCTCAGTATGACCGCTATGTCAACAAGGATATGTCCATCCAGGAGCTGGCCATCCTGGTGTCTGGGCAGAAGTag